atatatatacatcggtactttttcttttgaggatctcaaaataattttcaagttTTAGGAATAATTCGTAAAATTTCATTTCCATCGAAAATTGAATTAAGTTTTTCCGTATTTCGACTAAAAAATCTAAGAAAGACATTACTGTCGAGATAATCACGGAAAGCATTAGAAAGGGAAAACTCATTTTGTCTAAGGGcaacaatttatatatattaaattttaaaacagaatttttttgacatgtgtcattattttaataatttttattttaatataaatttatttttagcatataaaacttaaaattatatataattctatGAGCTTTTGAGTAATTACCTGtttttttaaacattaaattttgagttcaTTTGATCATTTAATAATGTGAAGTTGTGAAGCCATTAGAAGGTAAAGCTGAGTGTAAGATAgctgaaaagaaagaaggaagaagtaaagaacaaaaataatgcaactgtttttatttattggtaGAATACATTACGATttcttattagtttatttgccAATTAAGTTGCACAGTGGAGACAGCTTATTTTTCCCAATTTGGTACTGTGAAGAGATTAAGAAATGCAAGCAATGGAAAGGTTTTaccttttcttaaaaattaatattgctGTCTCATGGCCATTTATAACCATTAGTAGAACAGGTTTTCAGATTTGCCAGCTATCAgatccattttttatttcatggAACCAAATCCAACTGACTAAAGAAATGatccatttttttaattattttttataaacacaAGAAACCTGCATTgcatttataatatatatgtgtatgAAATTGGTAGCTTCTGAAAACTGAAGGAAGCAAGCAACAATGGAGAAACAAATAGCAATCATAGGAGCAGGCATCAGTGGACTTGCTGCCTGTAAATACACACTTTCAAAGGGTTTCAAACCCATAGTTTTTGAAGCAAGAAGCAGCATTGGAGGAGTATGGGCTAAAACTATTAAGACTTGTTGTCTCCAAACTCCCAAACAAGACTACCAATTTTCAGATTTTCCATGGCCAGATTCAGTAAAAGAAGAGTTCCCTACCCAACAGCAGGTCATGGATTATCTCCACTCATATGCAAAACACTTTGACCTGCTCAAGCACATCAAATTCAATTCTAAAGTTACAGGCATTGACTATAAAGGTCCTTCAGATGAAGAATTGGAGTCATGGACGTTATGGGGTGGCAATGGTGAGGCCTTTAGCTCTAGAGGCAAATGGAATGTTAGAGTCCAAGATAACCAAAACCTTTACAGTCAGGTAGGTGCAagcatttttgttttattttattttatcattataattGTATGATTTGTTACACATATTTCGGAAGAGGAAAACAAATTtgagaattttaatatgaatgatttttaaatatttattattatgtaatggcttaatttttctttttttgttatagTAAAGAAAGAACAGGTATACCAAGTGGATTTTGTGATCCTTTGCACAGGATGGGCCAGTGATGTTCCAAATGTTCCAGAATTTCCATGTGGGAAGGGCCCTGAAGTATTTCATGGTAAAGTGATACACTCCATGGATTACTATGACATGGATCATGAAATTGCTCGTAACTTCCTGAAAGGGAAGCGAGTAACAGTCGTTGGCTTCCAAAAATCTGCACTCGACATCGCAATGGAGTGCGCTACAGAAAATGGTAAATTCTAACCACATTTTTTGCTTTGTTAGGAAAACAATTTGATTAGAACTCTAATAAtgtcttattattatattttgactACGTGCAGGGATTGAACATCCGTGCAGAGTTTTATACAAGACAGCACATTGGCATATCTCTGACGAATTTCCATGGGGAGTGCCTTTACCATTACTATACCTTAATCGTTTCTCAGAACTCCTGGTTCATAAGCCCGGTGAAGGTTTTCTTCTCAGTCTATTGGCAACAATCCTTGCTCCTTTGGTatataggattattttttgagtttctttttcagttttttggttcttttttatcacagaaaatgatttttcagaAGTAATAATTTAGATCCAATAAATTTAACAGAGATGGGCGAGTGCTAAATTTGTTGAAAGCCATATCAAGCATAAGCATCCCTTGGAAAAATATGGAGTGGTACCCAACCATGGTTTTCTTGAACAAATTAATTCTTGTTTGCTCACAACGTTACcagaaaaattttatgataaagttgaagaaggaagCATCGTACTGACAAACGCTCCAAGATTCAGCTTCTGTGAAGAAGGCATTACTCTTGATGGTCAAACCGAACCTCTAGAAACTGATATAGTCATATTAGCTACAGGATTCAGAGGTGATAAAAAGCTCCAAAACATTTTTACGTCCAAATTCTTTCAACACCGCATAGTTGGGTCCCCTAATGCAGCACTTCCCCTCTACAGGTTAGTACTGTTTTTGTCCTTTCAGCTATGTTTATTCAAGATCCGGTGGattatgttttgttttgtttgtgtTGCTCAGGGAGTGCATTAATCCCCGGATTCCACAACTAGCAGTAATTGGATATTCAGAAAGTCTTTCAAACATGTTTACTTCAGAGATAAGATGCAGATGGCTGGCAGAGCTTCTTGATGGAAAATTCAAGATGCCCAGCATAAAAGAAGTGGAAAAAGATTTGGAAAATTGGAACAAATTCAAGAAGAGATATGCAGGACCATATTACCATAAATCATGCATTGGGGGTCTTCATATTTGGTACAACGATCAACTTTGCAAGGACATGGGATGGAACcccaagagaaagaaaggattCTTTGCTGAATTATTTGAGCCTTACGGACCCCTGGATTATGCTTCACCTTGAAATTGGTTGTCCGAGTCTCATAATGCAGCAAGTGGGGCCTGGGCACTCATAGAAGTGTGATTCATGAAAAACTACAGTTCGTTAATCTAGTTGTTTGGGTCTGctgttatatatttttgataagAGGTGTAAATGGTGATAAGTGATTTCATATGTTATTGTCACCtacaataaaatgaataaaccACAGAAAACTTTGCATCATATTTCTTCAACGATAAAAGTAATTCTTGATAAAGAAAACACAAATAAAATACTAGAATTTTAAGAAAGCAAAacatggaaaataaaaatcatgcatatttatatatattgtagCCATGGAGAAATAAATATGCAGTTTTCATTTGCAAATATCTAATTCCAAATAGGCAAAGATATACATTTGGCAGAGAGAAAGTAACAGATTCTCTACTTTACAAAGTAAGGAAGGTTAAGGACATAGAGAAGGAAGTAAGCCCAAATGACACCAGAAATTCCACCGAAGAAGAATCCTCCAGTAAACTTGGCCCATCCATCGGCAGTTTGAAGCTGGTCAGGCTCCTTTTTCCTTCCTGTCAATGTTAAACTTGGTGCAGTGGATGGTTCTCCTTCATTGAATGATGCTACTCCATACATTGTCAAGCAAATGCTTAGGATAGCAACTAGTCCTCCTGCTGCCAATGACCCTGCTGCTCCTGCAAACTCTGTGTTCCTTAATGGGCCGGCCTTAACAAATGGACCAACGAGGAGGAACCCGTGGGCCAAACCGACCTCGATTCCACGGAGGAGAGGGCTGACTGCTGTCCTGTACGCAGGTAAGTTGGAGAGGTACCAGGCGATCAATGGGCTTGATGTTACTGGAGTTTCAAGGCTTCCGATGAAGGGGTCTCCATTGATTGGTTGAATTACTTGGAAAGTTGGCTGCATAGTGAACCAAATTATTACTAGCAGCCACATAGAAATTGGCTTTGATGTATAAGACGCAAACATTATACAGATTCTGTGAAACTTTGTTTCTTCTAACAATGTCAGGTTAGCAATCAGTTAAAACTATGTTAAGAGTCTTCACATCCATAATCATTTGACGAATCAAACTGGgataaataattcaatcaaaACCCAACTGCATGTTCAAATTTGCACGGTGCTGAAAGGCAAGAAAGTTTACCTTTTCTGACTGAATGGCCTTGACAGTGAAGGAAGTAGCCCTCTTAGCGGGTGAGACTCTAAATGGATTACCAGAAATACCTCTAGGAACACCCAATCCCCTTGTCACAGAAGAGGCAAAGCTACTTTTGAGCTGGCTAGCCATTGGGGAAGCAGTGGTAGCCATGATCTGAAttacttcctttcttttttttgttaaaagtAAACTTGAGATACAAATATGTACCAAAGGGAAAggggaggaggaggaggataTAGGATTTTGGTGTGCTGAAGCTCAAGGAGTATCTATTGCTTACAAACTTGTGGTtgtgattgatgatgtgtCAAAGTTGTGTGATTTTCATTGGATGAGTATTTGTTTTGTATGTTGATACCTTATCCTTAGCTTATCCACAATATTTTAACATGGTATCTGTGAGGCTATAATATGAACTTATTTAATACCTTCTTCTTCACCCAACCATTTACCATTTTCCAAATGCCAGAGGTGAACCCACAACATTGAGTCTAGCCTCCATTTAAATGCCCCCAACTCTTATTATTAGGCatagtaataatataattatactcCAAACAACCCTATTTACCACCCTTCTTATTGACTTGtaagattttataataaatatacacgtgtatattatattatgctcaaaagataaattattatgGACTATTTCTGTTTTAaaacatattatttaattaaatacgtTTCATTTCGTATAAGATTTAACATGATTtgcaaataatttttatttatcatgaAATGTAAGAATGTATTAATgaaataagattaataaatgatttgCTATACTAATTACCATTTTTCAACacaaattagtaaaattataaattgaccATAATTGcggaggaaaaagaaaaaggaaattagaGCTCGTAAAACGCGGGCGTTTAGAGGACATCGCTCTCCGTTAACTATCGAAGAGTTCTTTTGATAGGTACCAGCAGTCTGTATGTCTTACTTTGATATCTATACACACTCAGAAAGCAAGCCCTGAAAATGGCAATGCGATTTCTTAAGCTTCCATTAATTTCGCGCTATTGTAATAATTATAACTCTTCTAGTAGTTCAAGCTTCGTCTCCTTATCCAAATTCTACCCAACTCGTCTTACTGGTACAGCCTCTCATTTTGCTTTGACTTcttgctttattttctctcagtAGTTTTGACAAACACTTGGTGATACAATGAAATGGTTCCATGTAATTGCCTACCTTTTTGCATTATCTATTATTGGGttctaatcattttttttttcagttaaGTGGGTCAAGCCAGAGATGCAGTTTTCCTTTAGAAGCTTTGCTGTTGCAAAGACGGGAAAGATTCAAATACCTAAAAAGTAAGCTTACTCCATATCGCTTGTCAATTTTGGTTCAAGTTTGTTTCTTCATCTTGTTCACCAGtttctcatgttataaaatatttagactTCATACTTTGATATAACAGTTGGTgttgttcaaagaaaagatataaCAGTTGTTCACTAAATCTGAAGGCTTTTCTGAATCATAAAAAGATTTGATAAATATTGGATCCTTTTGTTGCAATTATATCATCTGAGATTCATATCCAAAGCACATTTAGCAGTTTTATACATTCCTTTTGTCATTTCTTACTGATGTTAAACGTTTAGGAAAAGGAGGCTGGATGAAATATGCCTCGAAAGGTTCCAGCAATACAGCCGAACGTTTATACAATCGTGGATTTTACAAGGTTAGCCATTTTGGATTCCGttacttggttattttaaaatttacataaataaaat
The sequence above is drawn from the Ricinus communis isolate WT05 ecotype wild-type chromosome 7, ASM1957865v1, whole genome shotgun sequence genome and encodes:
- the LOC8259722 gene encoding probable flavin-containing monooxygenase 1 isoform X2; its protein translation is MEKQIAIIGAGISGLAACKYTLSKGFKPIVFEARSSIGGVWAKTIKTCCLQTPKQDYQFSDFPWPDSVKEEFPTQQQVMDYLHSYAKHFDLLKHIKFNSKVTGIDYKGPSDEELESWTLWGGNGEAFSSRGKWNVRVQDNQNLYSQVYQVDFVILCTGWASDVPNVPEFPCGKGPEVFHGKVIHSMDYYDMDHEIARNFLKGKRVTVVGFQKSALDIAMECATENGIEHPCRVLYKTAHWHISDEFPWGVPLPLLYLNRFSELLVHKPGEGFLLSLLATILAPLRWASAKFVESHIKHKHPLEKYGVVPNHGFLEQINSCLLTTLPEKFYDKVEEGSIVLTNAPRFSFCEEGITLDGQTEPLETDIVILATGFRGDKKLQNIFTSKFFQHRIVGSPNAALPLYRECINPRIPQLAVIGYSESLSNMFTSEIRCRWLAELLDGKFKMPSIKEVEKDLENWNKFKKRYAGPYYHKSCIGGLHIWYNDQLCKDMGWNPKRKKGFFAELFEPYGPLDYASP
- the LOC8259722 gene encoding probable flavin-containing monooxygenase 1 isoform X1, which codes for MEKQIAIIGAGISGLAACKYTLSKGFKPIVFEARSSIGGVWAKTIKTCCLQTPKQDYQFSDFPWPDSVKEEFPTQQQVMDYLHSYAKHFDLLKHIKFNSKVTGIDYKGPSDEELESWTLWGGNGEAFSSRGKWNVRVQDNQNLYSQKEQVYQVDFVILCTGWASDVPNVPEFPCGKGPEVFHGKVIHSMDYYDMDHEIARNFLKGKRVTVVGFQKSALDIAMECATENGIEHPCRVLYKTAHWHISDEFPWGVPLPLLYLNRFSELLVHKPGEGFLLSLLATILAPLRWASAKFVESHIKHKHPLEKYGVVPNHGFLEQINSCLLTTLPEKFYDKVEEGSIVLTNAPRFSFCEEGITLDGQTEPLETDIVILATGFRGDKKLQNIFTSKFFQHRIVGSPNAALPLYRECINPRIPQLAVIGYSESLSNMFTSEIRCRWLAELLDGKFKMPSIKEVEKDLENWNKFKKRYAGPYYHKSCIGGLHIWYNDQLCKDMGWNPKRKKGFFAELFEPYGPLDYASP
- the LOC8259723 gene encoding photosystem I reaction center subunit XI, chloroplastic, with protein sequence MATTASPMASQLKSSFASSVTRGLGVPRGISGNPFRVSPAKRATSFTVKAIQSEKPTFQVIQPINGDPFIGSLETPVTSSPLIAWYLSNLPAYRTAVSPLLRGIEVGLAHGFLLVGPFVKAGPLRNTEFAGAAGSLAAGGLVAILSICLTMYGVASFNEGEPSTAPSLTLTGRKKEPDQLQTADGWAKFTGGFFFGGISGVIWAYFLLYVLNLPYFVK